A genomic segment from Vidua macroura isolate BioBank_ID:100142 chromosome Z, ASM2450914v1, whole genome shotgun sequence encodes:
- the ABHD17B gene encoding alpha/beta hydrolase domain-containing protein 17B has product MNNLSFSELCCLFCCPPCPGKIASKLAFLPPDPTYTLMCDESGSRWTLHLSERADWQYSSREKDAIECFMTRTCKGNRIACMFVRCSPNAKYTLLFSHGNAVDLGQMSSFYIGLGSRINCNIFSYDYSGYGASSGKPTEKNLYADIDAAWVALRTRYGIRPENVIIYGQSIGTVPSVDLAARYESAAVILHSPLTSGMRVAFPDTKKTYCFDAFPNIDKISKITSPVLIIHGTEDEVIDFSHGLALFERCQRPVEPLWVEGAGHNDVELYGQYLERLKQFVSQELVNL; this is encoded by the exons ATGAATAATCTTTCCTTTAGTGAACTGTGTTGCCTCTTCTGTTGTCCACCATGCCCAGGGAAAATTGCGTCTAAGCTGGCATTCTTACCTCCTGATCCCACATACACACTTATGTGTGATGAGAGTGGTAGTCGCTGGACCTTGCATCTCTCAGAGCGAGCAGACTGGCAATATTCTTCTAGAGAAAAAGATGCCATTGAGTGCTTCATGACTAGAACATGTAAAGGCAACAGGATTGCCTGTATGTTCGTGCGTTGCTCACCTAACGCCAAGTACACTTTGCTCTTCTCACATGGAAATGCTGTTGACCTGGGTCAGATGAGCAGCTTTTATATAGGACTGGGTTCGCGGATTAATTGCAACATATTCTCCTATGATTATTCTGGATATGGTGCAAGTTCTGGGAAGCCTACAGAGAAGAATCTCTATGCTGACATTGATGCTGCTTGGGTGGCTCTTAGAACAAG GTATGGAATTCGCCCTGAAAATGTGATTATATATGGCCAGAGTATAGGAACAGTACCATCTGTGGATCTTGCTGCTAGGTATGAAAGTGCTGCTGTAATTCTTCATTCTCCACTGACCTCAGGAATGCGAGTAGCTTTTCCTGATACAAAGAAGACATACTGCTTTGATGCATTCCCGAA CATTGAcaaaatttctaaaataacaTCTCCTGTCTTAATAATCCATGGAACTGAAGATGAAGTAATTGACTTTTCACATGGCCTGGCATTATTTGAGCGTTGCCAGAGACCTGTAGAACCACTGTGGGTAGAAGGAGCGGGCCATAATGATGTGGAACTCTATGGACAGTACCTTGAAAGATTAAAACAGTTTGTGTCACAGGAACTGGTGAACTTGTAA
- the CZH9orf85 gene encoding uncharacterized protein C9orf85 homolog isoform X1 produces MSSERGNVSRTRPQRHQNARAFKNDKYDTSARRKKINAKLHDGVCQHCKGILEWRVKFRKYKLLSKPKKCVKCLQKTVKDPYHIICRPCAGKLEICAKCGKQEEIVIPIDKGQDRPDSDTSKNGQKSSKLKDELDFETNFSSADSDEASDVLEEQFKSMNFETTEI; encoded by the exons ATGAGCTCGGAGCGGGGGAACGTGTCGCGCACGCGGCCTCAGCGCCACCAGAACGCGCGCGCCTTCAAGAACGACAAGTACGACACCAGTGCCCGGCGCAAG aaaataaatgctaagCTTCATGATGGAGTGTGTCAGCATTGCAAAGGTATCTTGGAGTGGCGAGTAAAATTCAGAAAGTACAAACTGCTGTCAAAACCTAAAAAATG TGTGAAATGCCTCCAGAAGACTGTAAAAGATCCTTATCATATTATTTGTCGACCATGTGCTGGTAAACTAGAAATCTGTGCTAAGTGTgggaaacaagaagaaatagtGATTCC GATTGATAAAGGACAAGACAGACCTGACAGTGACACTTCTAAAAATGGCCAAAAGAGCAGTAAATTGAAGGATGAGCTggattttgaaacaaatttcaGTAGTGCAGACAGTGATGAAGCTTCTGATGTGCTTGAAGAACAATTTAAAAGTATGAATTTTGAAACAACAGAGATCTAA
- the CZH9orf85 gene encoding uncharacterized protein C9orf85 homolog isoform X2, which yields MFKKINAKLHDGVCQHCKGILEWRVKFRKYKLLSKPKKCVKCLQKTVKDPYHIICRPCAGKLEICAKCGKQEEIVIPIDKGQDRPDSDTSKNGQKSSKLKDELDFETNFSSADSDEASDVLEEQFKSMNFETTEI from the exons ATGTTCAAG aaaataaatgctaagCTTCATGATGGAGTGTGTCAGCATTGCAAAGGTATCTTGGAGTGGCGAGTAAAATTCAGAAAGTACAAACTGCTGTCAAAACCTAAAAAATG TGTGAAATGCCTCCAGAAGACTGTAAAAGATCCTTATCATATTATTTGTCGACCATGTGCTGGTAAACTAGAAATCTGTGCTAAGTGTgggaaacaagaagaaatagtGATTCC GATTGATAAAGGACAAGACAGACCTGACAGTGACACTTCTAAAAATGGCCAAAAGAGCAGTAAATTGAAGGATGAGCTggattttgaaacaaatttcaGTAGTGCAGACAGTGATGAAGCTTCTGATGTGCTTGAAGAACAATTTAAAAGTATGAATTTTGAAACAACAGAGATCTAA